The DNA window TATAATTCTATTGATTCTATAATCGAATACATGATGGTACAATAGAAGGCATTCAAAAATCTTATTACAtataattctagagaaaattttcaataggacgtaagtaacattgagagcctctctttgtttactttctctttcgtttattacgacgccATTAAAACACTTTGCAGTAATTTTCCAGTATATATCGAAAgtcgacggtttttactagaatattatgcaaagagtggagtagtaaatgttgaaatggccgagtaatgaacagaagagaaagaccccaaagagaatctcattgctacgtcctattctaaattttctctagaattattctattttttgttattctgaTGGATCGTTGAATAGGATTGTGACCTTGAATAAGCTGCTAAACGATGCCAAGCGCAGAAGGAAAATTGCCATGGAaggagaaatttaaaaaaacggaaTCAACTGAATTGAAATAAGGTGGTACAATATCGACACAAACTACTTTGTTTCCGTAGGTGGGAGGATTATTGTAATTGTCAAAGGTAACCTGGATTAGACAGGCTTCAAACTGTCGCCCATGGCGTTACGTGATATTTTATAACCagagaaaaaaaactgtttaccATCATACTTTGCATTGTATATCTAGCCGAGTAGGTAAATACCTGTCCGTAGCTGCCGAACCGaataactttccaaaatatttgCATTCAAAATAAGCCCCATTCATTGACTCCATCGGCGTCAGTAAACGCGGCAGTTTGTGTGTCAACATAATCATCTGCAATGTTCATCACCGTCCGTTAGGCGCCGCTTCAGCTTCTGTATGCCCGTGGTTGGTTAGTTGGTGATGTTTAAAACATTATTACACCCTTTGTCCAGTTGTCGCCGATGACCTCTTGAAAACCCTTCAGAGCGAAAATTATTCGTGGTACAGTATCAACAAATGATCTAAAATTATCGCTGTTTGCTGTTCTTGTTCAAACAAAACGCTTCGtcgaaattatttatttgtttgttcttTACCTGAACCCAAACCCCGAATGTAATGAAACGCAGACTAATtctgtattgttttttttttctcttccacTTTCCTCGCAGTACGAACGTCGTTATGAACTACACGGAAATCGAGGGTAAGGTACGCGAGGCAACCAATGATGAACCGTGGGGACCGACCGGGCCACTAATGCAGGAGCTGGCACATGCTACCTTTACCTACGAGCACTTTCCCGAGGTGATGTCGATGCTCTGGAAGCGGATGCTACAGGACAACAAGACCAACTGGCGGCGAACATATAAGGTGGGTTTCCCGGATTGCTAGTCCGGCCACGAGTGTCTGCTCCAATGTTGAGTCAATTCGATCAAGTTTAGCTACCGGAATGTGTTATGTTCACGTACActgagcaaaaagcatctgagaatttcataagtctcggcatATGAACCAACCTTCTGACGATGTcattgaacgctttagaatgtcataggcaggcttatgaattcatttatctttattcatgcactccatagatgtacaaataatgtatttcataaaacagtcttatgacttcgctccaatatatgcctttaagaatttcataagtttttctcatgaaacccatatgagatctgttattgattctataaaattgtattttgtttttcataaacgtcacttttgtgaaaagttcataattgtttcttatgaattcagtactggcctgGACGGCCAACCAGGAGTTAATAGTTTCAGCACTTTTTGAttaccgctgtttgaaacaaaagattttcagtcaaattgcaacaaaattttaaattgtttttatgttattgaataaattactgtgagcattaaatctgtttacatggttatgatttttacataagatatcagattatttgaaatgaaataagttctgcatataattagtgtctgacgcgtattttataattatcaaaatcatttgagaagtaccaatcattatcattcagttgtcaagtccagtttcccagttgtctaagcccagtttcccaagaaatattgacgtagcgttgctcattatgtacaaattttaatatttaatgagagttttctcttcaatcttctgaagggatccaCACTTGGCGGTTAATTTGTcccgaattgagttctacaagatgaccacacgaatgaactcatgaggaatgacgttcatgtttgacaattctcagtgatttgtttactttgtcagttgcgtgagttggagtgcaacgggtgcccatctgttacattcaacTTCTTGtaattcccatgtaaacaaaccaccgagaattgttaaacgaagttcatccggctcattttgtggggttatgtctgttggtgtaaaacctaatatcctctcaaggttgatttttactgttgattttttgtccactaaaaatgctcgagaaatgtcagccatgttctttttttatataaatgcacaataatatcTATAAATAAAGACTTATGGCATTTATTCGAACATTGagatgaatttcataagactgttatatggaaatcgttatttctactatgttttctgcttataaatgtcagcaattttcataaatgggcacctatggcgttcattcggacattttcataaatttcataagactgtcttatgaaaataataagagatggatttggaaaatttcccctccaaatcataagacagatttataaaatccatttaaaattcTTATGTCagaaagtcataagacgtttttatggaaattcaatgtaaattttgctcggtgtatcagtaatcagtagcgactggctcaaaagGCACGTTTCCCATGTTAATCAGAGATTTTTTcgtcatttccctgatgggcaAGATTGGAGAAGTAAtaaggttagggataaggaaaataacgacacagagacAATACGGCAGTGttcttttctttgattttgatcAATATTTTCCCATTTTAAGGTATTAGAAGGAACACGTTTCTCGCAACTACCAATATTCACACCTGATGTTGTGGGAAGTGACTAAATTTTCGATTCCCCGAAAATCTACACGATCAACGGTTTCatcaatactacaatatacAATATTCATCAACCAATTTACAATCTACAAAGTCCACACAATTAAATCCATTTTTACCacttattcaaaattgaattatcacacAGAAGAACCGCAAGATGCGTTCAAATGAACAAAGACGatatacttatgatcagataacgacggtttgaCCCCGTTGGGCACGATTTATCATGCGGCGAAtgtgccgaacaatagacgtatttcctgtttatgttatcaacagtcacaTTGACTGTGACGGCACACATATCACGAGTTTTCACAAgtttacatgcacgaggcattcagcgtggatttgtcatgccattttgttGTAATCTATGAAGACTGAGTTAAGTAGCTTTGCAACGGGTCGAGGCCGTAAGGCTGAAAATCATAAGGCCGAAATTACATAAGGCCGAATTCAAAAGGCTGAAAAATCAAAAGGCGGACTTTCAAAAGGCAAACTTTCTGGAAGGCGGAATTTCAAAAGGCAAACTTTTCAGAAGGCAGAATTTTGAAAGGCAAACATTTTTAAAGgacgaaacaaaacaaacaaaacaatgaTAATAATGTGCTATTATTCGTTACCtgatattgattatatttcgagtgaatacattttataattgattttgccttcttttaaatatgagcagttctttttagtttcatttttgaaatttttatgcttGTTCACTGTTGCAATTATGAATACTTGGCTATGACTTACGTTTTAGTATAGTATAATGTAAAACTGCGATCCACCAgacgtatgttttgttttgacCATTATTATTATGATCGCCAGTTGGTTTTGGTTTTCCATACAGCGTTTCAATAATTAAAATCATCCTTATTATCTTTCTTtatatcatgagctgttctttcgaaTTATATACTTCATCATTTGTGAATTCCATAAATCAAAGTTTTTCAAACGTTGATTTATGGAATGAACTTACATATATTCAACCATCGGTTATTACACTGCTCTAGCACTTGGGGCGAAGCCAGTGTAATGCGATTTTgccgcataaccgagaccaaggatccgaagcggcgcaaaaccGCTGAgtatccgccgggcgaggtggccgccAACCcaccgtcggaagcggcggcccctcacaagcaaacctgtgatccactcgtttgcccggatgactcaaacataggggctataaatTAGTTTAGGTCCGACGGAGCgacagcgatgtcggacagcacgcgactTGAAGccatgtggcgtagccacattaggcgtaaatgtttttttttataatttggtAAAGAAGAATAATCTAATTAATTTTGGGTCAAATACAATATTAGTACTATTAGTAAACAAActcatttaaaattatttaaatatttaggtAGTTGCCGTTATGCTCAAACATTTGAGCTACATGCCAGCTGCTTACAACTGCATAACTGTTCGTATTCCCGGTTTACTCGAACAtagggattgattccttctttcaaatatgagcagttcttggAATCTGTATGccaaagggatcatccataaatgacttatgggggaggggggagtattgtattttgtgatgatgtgtgacgacagggggtagagggtcatgtcatgctatgTAGCTTTttaaaaggggaataactaacatcgttttctattttatttttatatttttcggtgacaatgggggggggggaagaattaccgtcaagctacgtaattaccagggggtatttagaggtttgtgacgaaatgctacgatgggggaggggggcgttaaaaatcactcaaaaaatgctacgtcattatGGATCGTCCCAAATAACTCTTGCACGCACACTTGTGATCACTTCGGCtacccggtttactcaaacataggggttgattccttctttcgagCATTCTTTGAATCTGAATTAAAATCGCAATGAATGCACAATTTGACAAAGGGTGGATTTTTAGATCATTAATTCTTCTTTTGTATTGGAAAGGTTTCGTACGTAAACGTGCGATCCGCCCGATTTACTCAAACACGAGCCGATTAATCAATCAGGAACAACACAATGTGAAATAATCGAATAATAAAGTTTGCCTTATGAGATTCAGCCTTTTGGGTTTCCGGCTTTTTGAGTTTTCGCCTTTTAAGTTTTCGGCCATTTGATTTTTCGACCTTTTTAGCATTAGGCCTTTCGAATTTTCGCCATTTGAAATTTCGCCTTATGTTTTTCGGCCTTTTGATTTTCAGCCTTTTGATGCTAAATCCTTTGCAACATACAAGTTTCCttcatggaaatacggttcttgaacctatGAAAGCTTTTGCTTCCTGCAAAAGgtgggatagattcatagttgctgtacgtctatgctgaagattaatttgggcTACTCGAACCATGGTCGATCACAGCATTGCACATTACATTAccggcacttattgtacagctagtagaagataccaaacacgttggcttataaacgcctatagcgaaccccgaagtgcgcgactggcatattttaatcatgtcagccattcagtcctcggcatggAGAAACACTTCTACTCGAGGACtactgttttcagtcgcctctaaCGATATGGGTTCTGGAACTCAGTCGATCAATGCTTGGCTGAGATACTTCGACCCGCCGCagcggataccacacggctgtTATGTTACACTCGTACACAAGCTTTGGCGTTATAATTAAGAGGAAACTAAATCGATtacaaatttggaatttggagacaaacaaacaacttcaGGGCTCTACGGGACAACGATAAAGaaatgcgagatctcagtgTGTTGAGACACATGTGAAGCAAAGAGCTATATTTTGACATTTTAATCGTCAGATATCTCAGGAACGGTACATAGGTATCTAACATTGGATAAAAATGGTGAAAGAAATATTCACTAGCTTTCATTCACATTTTTCTGAATTCGATTTGACACCTACGGAAAGCACCCTATTGCGTGTTTCACACTACCTTTAGCTGCTAGTATCATGAACGTGTGGTGCTCATTGAACtgattcaatttttgacttctagctccaccaggctctaatgattccttttatggcccttagtaattgtgcaaattttggcaccgatcggttgtgtctacggaccctccaaaaatttcaaagtttatatggaaattagtatggagaatcggttaaaattgaaaatacattcttaaaaaatcacctcatcaatcaattcataagcacactatatatttctaaaggtattcttctactgaacacattcgtggaacattgtaagtttgtgaaaattcgctaagaaaagttattaactaaagaaaaagcatgacttcaaaacaagtgaattttattattaaacattaagctagcgccggattgattaAAGCCAAGTTTTCATCTATCCTTGAAAGTAACTAGTCTAAGTAACCACCATTCGGGTCATGCGGCCTGTTGAtgtacaaacaaacaaataaactgaACTTCGTTTTCGTCGATTAGTTTGCTAAAAAAGTTCTGATCTGGTAAGAGATATGTAGTTGCGGACAACCCttcaatatttttgttgcaaatgaGACTATAGGCACTGTCTATATTTTACGAACCCGATGCATGTTTTCGTTTGATATTCTTGTTGATGAGAATGTATTGGCTATTGGCTAGAATTCAATATCTGAATACCCAGTAAAATATCTACTAAATGTTATCCATTTGCCAAGAAACATCGCACCCTATTCCGCCCAAACGAAAAGCAACAACCCCACCAACAAAGTGATAACCCCGCTATCACTCTTTCTCCAACAGAGCCTGCTACTTCTGAACTACCTGGTGCGTAACGGCTCGGAACGCGTGGTGACCTCATCCCGGGAACACATCTACGATTTGCGATCGCTGGAAAATTACACCTTCGTCGACGAGAACGGCAAAGACCAGGGCATCAACGTGCGGCACAAGGTCCGAGAGCTGATCGATTTCATCCAGGACGACGACAAACTACGCGAGGAGAGGAAAAAGGCAAAGAAAAACAAGGACAAATACATTGGCATGAGTTCCGAAGCGATGGGCGGCAGCATGAGGTACAgtggcggtggtggtggtgaatATGGGGGCTACCGAGACAGCTGGGACAGTCGACGAACAGAGGAACGAGGTTGTAAGTTAATTCTCCCAATTAAATTCGATTCCGTTACTAACGAACTTGTAAATTTCAGACAATGAAGGACGGGACCGATTCGAATATGACTATCAGTACGATGGTGAGCGGGAGGATTCGGATACGGAATCCAACGGGCCTTCTTCCAATAGGTAACTACGCCAGCTTAACAGGTTTCCAATTGTCGAATCTAAACCACAAACCATTGCAGATATTACGACAAGGAACGCTCGAAGAGTCCAGCGACGCGCCAATCATCTTCCGTATCGACTCATTCGGCTGGCATTTCAACATCGTTGACGACATCGACGACGGCCACGACGGCTGTAGAAAAGAAAATAAACCTTAATATAAAGTCGCCCTCGGTAGCGGCAGCCACGGTGAAGGCGAATGTGGCAGCGGCAGCAGCGAAAAGTGCGAAGAAAATTAATATGGGAGCGGCCAGCAACTACGGCAAATCGACTGATCTAGGAATCAATTCTCCCACACACCGGAACACCCATGCCGAGGAAGTAATTTCTCCTGCGAGCAACACAAGCGGGAAGCATAACAATGAAATCCTAGAGGACCTGTTCAACACCTGTCCGGCAACTAGTTCCTCGAAGTCGCCGAGTGATTTGGATGATTTCAATCCTCGCGCAGACGATCCCATTCCTCCCACTGGCCCCGAATTCGGAGACTTTGAATCGGCCTTTGGTGGAGCTAAGAAGCCGGCCAAGAGTAGCGACGATTTTGCCGATTTCACGGCTTTCAGATCGGCACCAACAGCCACTGGTCCCACGAATGAACTGTTCTTGGGAATGAATCAAAGCGTTACACCAGCCAGTGCGATTGCTCCTAGCGGAATGACCATGTTTGCAACTCATCAACAGCAACCTGCGGCAGCCACAAATGATTTGCTGTCAGATTTGAGCGGACTGAGTCTTGGAAGTACCAACGGTGAGTGTTGTTTCCTTTTTATTCTTGGTGGCATTATGTCAGTCTCGTTATTATTTGGAAATTGCCCCGTGAACGTATCTTCTCACGAGTACAAATTTCGTCCAATTGCTTTTCGAACTAAGTTGGGGCGTCCCATGCTGCTTAAAAGTTGCTCCTATTCATATTCGTAATTTGATTCTGTTAAAATGGGGTCAAACATAACGGCTCCGGTCAAGTCACATTTTGCGCCCCACTTTCTCCAAACACACTTTCGTTCGCGCTTGTTACTCTCAGCCGCACTCAAACGTGCGTGTTGAGCCTGTTCAGTGTAAAATCAGTGGGAAAAATGTGCCTTCCGTTTGTGCCATTTCAGCTGTCGGTGATCGGCGCCGCCCTAGACGAAAGGATCAACTGAATCGATGCTTCAGGTCGCTTATGGAGCTGATGCGAACCGTGCCGAAAATCAAATCCAATGACGATTTGGAGTCTATTAGAGATAACTTGGATCGATTGTTGGAATGTCTGCCGGGACCCAGAACCCCTGAACGGTTGATAAACGTTGAtgtcgatgatgatgatgcagTGGATTGGATCCGGTTCGCTACAGAGGAATATCCAGAGCTATTGTTCGAGCTAGTGACTAGATTCGATGAGCAGTTTCCAGGGAAGGCACCCGATTTAGACGACAGAATTTGGAGGATTTTTAGTATTGATCAAAATCACGTCTTTGTGTTGGAAGCCTTGCAAATTTTGACGTCAGCCGAGGAGTTGAACAAGAACCGAGAAGTATTTGTGCTATTATTGACTAGATTACTTCAGGAGGATGATTACTTGGCAGGCTGTTTCATCGAATTTAGTTTAAAAGCGAGCGACGCAAGTGATTTAGCTAAACATAACCAGCGGATAAAGTCCGAACAAATGATCCAGCTTCTAGTTGGAATTCCAAATAAGATGGCCAACATCCTACAGCGAGAAACGCCGGACATTTTCCTCCCGAATAAATTTTCCCAGCTTTTATTTCAACAACTGCTGAAAGCTATCAATTCGTTGGCTCGTATCAGTCAGCTTCATGCGAACCTATCGTGGGATTCAACGTTTCTCTCGAAATTTATTAGCAAACTGGTGACTGATTTCAGTTTGGAAAGACGTTCGCCGTATCTGCAGCTCTCACTGGAAATTTTATCAATTTGGTCACGATCCAATGCTTATCAGCAGAAACCGCTTATCGTTTCGATTTGTTCTGACTTATCGCGTTCCGCAGTGGAAATCATTGCGCTGATGGCGCTCGCCAATGGGATCGATTTACTATCGTTGCTCCCCTCGGACGGTCTCACCGGAGAATGGCGCTATGTCCTCGGACAGAAAATTCCATTATTCACCAGTTGCTCGGAGGATGCAGttgttgaaaatttaatttatctTCTGGCACGCATTTCCGATCATAACGACGGCCCATCGATACTTGTTTCTCTCGGTCAGGAACTGATCACCATTTGGTCAAGTAGAACCAGCATCCAGAGAACTTCTTTCGAGCAACATCTATATCTTTCGAAGTTGCTTCTATTAACCCTAGCTTACTTGCATCAGTTCAAGGTTAGAAAGCTGACTTCCGCGGAAATTTGCGAATGGCGCAGGCTGCTTTTCGGTGGTCTCAAATACCACCTGGAGTCGCCGGCCAAACAGGTGCGCTGTGTTGGGATGATTGTTTCCGAAGTGATTTTAGGACTCTTTGATCAAAAAGATGTCAAGGAGGAAGATCGACTTAAATTCGACTATGAGGGATTGGACACGGAAACACTGCTGCTGGTGGAACGTTTGAGGAATTTTAACAGCTGCTGCCAGTTTGTCGAAGATGATTTTTCTCAAAACAATATTTTCGGGGAGGAACATTTGGACGAATTAGTAGAGAAGTTGTTTGTGGATTGTATGTCCAAAGAGCATAGAACGCCAATCATACCTTCAGCTTCCGATCTTCTATCCGTTGCTGACGTGGAAGTCTCGTTGATGGAGCTTTCAAGCAGCAAAAAAACACTAAAAGAACGCCACCGCGATAGCGATGACTCAGAGCTGGATTCGGACGATGATCTGCAACCGTACGACATGACCAATGATAGCAAAATTGAACGGGAAAAGTATCGTCCCAAATATTTACTAGATCTGCGAGAAATGCTCATCAACAGCTCAGATCAGCAAGCGCTGGAGCAATTCGAGTATGCTGTACAAGCTGCCCCGGAGCTGATCGAACAGCAACTGGCCAATAACGATGTCAAACTGGCACTGGAGCTGCTCCAAATATTCCTAACTCTGGAAAGTCGGTGCTGTATGGATAATTTTGAAGAGCTGAAATTTTCTTCCCTCATCGCCATATGTACCACCTATCCGAAACAATGCGCCGAATATCTGTGTCGCGAATTCCACGCCGATCTCAGCAAATACTCCCTGAACCGTCGAATTCTGATGCTGGACATTCTAGCTCAAACCGCAAAAACGTTGTCAAACCATGACCAACCGAATCGAACAAAGAGTCTGGACCACTCGGACGACTCACGTCTCAATTCGCCCAAGTCAGAAACACTGCAGATGAAATTCCGCGAGGAAAACGAGCTCCTTCGCAAACGACAACTGACCGAGGAAATCATTCGCGAACGGATCGAACGAAAAACGCGACGCTTCGGCAGCCGACGACCGTCAGCAGCATCATCCGACCGCATCGCCGCGAAAGAGAACATAAACCGCTTCGCCGAGGTTGCCGGTTGGTTCTTTTACCCACTGTTGCGAGGTTTCGGTGCCAATCGTTTCCTGTTTACAGCGAACCTCAAGTTTCAGTACGATGCCGATAACCTGCTGCTGACGACGTTTCTGCAAACTCTGTCGGTGCTAATGTTGTGTGCGGAAAACTGTCCGGCTGCTGTGAAATTTGCCAGAGAACTGCTGGATTTAAGTGTGATGATGAGATTTAGCGAAGAACCGAAGGTGCGACTGTCGGTGCTGCAGGTGCTAGCCTCGGTTTTGATGGCCGTTCGGAAGGAGTTGCTGCGGCAGGATTTCTACCTGGATTTGATGGAATTGAAGCAGTGGCTGGAGGAATGCGTACAGAGTAGTGTGGTGAGGAGTGAACGCAACGAGGATTGTCGGGAGCTGGCGAAACATGTGCTCGCGATGTGCTACAAAGTGCTGGCGGAGGAGTGAATGTGTTGCTCGTCCGTTGGTCGGTGTTGAATTGTAACACATGGACTGCTTCATtatttcgaaataaaataaaagtttgtcaTTCTATTCATCACGGGGGTATTTTAAAAAGCTGAAAGAAAATGGTACCTTGGCCAAGTTGACACTTTGATTTCATTTTAGTACCTATTTGGCAAAGTGCCTATTTGCACCATACGAAggaaggtgcctcactaattcattaattactcggcctacaatcgatgaaatgcgtacaaattggtcAAATTTATGAACTCGAATCAGCCTAACCGAAGTGGtttagggcagcctgactgtcagagcaaaaagagTTTTTTTTACCGCAAATTATTTTTGGACGTGCCGATTTTACGCAACACAGATTCGCGATGGTTTcagcttggaatacggtacagtatctaccaagtgaATAAGATTGATCTAATCTCATGTCCCGACAATCGACACCACCACCGgatcggccctccaacaaaaaaaccgtTAGTGTAACAAAAAAATTACGTATTGTTCAAGTTGGCGTTCCATACAGCGGACAGCTCAcgaggaggaattctcacatctAATGTTTTAAAAAGGAAAACTTCATGTAAGTGTAagatcactgggagcaagtaaCTCAGTAACTATTTGTGAGTTCGgaagtcttgtgtggctagttacacggtctattgggttactgttccagagcccagtaaccttaacaCATTATATACAAGAAtatgcttcttgtttcagaaacacatatagtggttttaggcgattgtatactattcccccgaaaatcattccccagaaagccattccccagaattccactcCCCAGAATATCATCCCCCAGAATGTACTATTCTCCAGAAAGTCATTttccagaatgtaccattccccagaattccatacCCCAGAATGCACCAtctcccagaaagtcattccccagaaaagtttaACTTTTTTTATAGATTTGATCTTTTCAAACGTACTACTCGTTCCCATTTCCATCGAACGACATTCTTCGATTCGGtcacatttgaaatgatttgcattgtgttgaaaccggaagttaggatgacattatttattccgaatttaaataaagaatagctaactttcccgaaaaatcaTTCCACAGAAGCTAAAATACCGAAgtgttttccccag is part of the Topomyia yanbarensis strain Yona2022 chromosome 1, ASM3024719v1, whole genome shotgun sequence genome and encodes:
- the LOC131676889 gene encoding telomere length regulation protein TEL2 homolog isoform X1, which translates into the protein MDKFISMWKVRELADKVTNVVMNYTEIEGKVREATNDEPWGPTGPLMQELAHATFTYEHFPEVMSMLWKRMLQDNKTNWRRTYKSLLLLNYLVRNGSERVVTSSREHIYDLRSLENYTFVDENGKDQGINVRHKVRELIDFIQDDDKLREERKKAKKNKDKYIGMSSEAMGGSMRYSGGGGGEYGGYRDSWDSRRTEERGYNEGRDRFEYDYQYDGEREDSDTESNGPSSNRYYDKERSKSPATRQSSSVSTHSAGISTSLTTSTTATTAVEKKINLNIKSPSVAAATVKANVAAAAAKSAKKINMGAASNYGKSTDLGINSPTHRNTHAEEVISPASNTSGKHNNEILEDLFNTCPATSSSKSPSDLDDFNPRADDPIPPTGPEFGDFESAFGGAKKPAKSSDDFADFTAFRSAPTATGPTNELFLGMNQSVTPASAIAPSGMTMFATHQQQPAAATNDLLSDLSGLSLGSTNAVGDRRRPRRKDQLNRCFRSLMELMRTVPKIKSNDDLESIRDNLDRLLECLPGPRTPERLINVDVDDDDAVDWIRFATEEYPELLFELVTRFDEQFPGKAPDLDDRIWRIFSIDQNHVFVLEALQILTSAEELNKNREVFVLLLTRLLQEDDYLAGCFIEFSLKASDASDLAKHNQRIKSEQMIQLLVGIPNKMANILQRETPDIFLPNKFSQLLFQQLLKAINSLARISQLHANLSWDSTFLSKFISKLVTDFSLERRSPYLQLSLEILSIWSRSNAYQQKPLIVSICSDLSRSAVEIIALMALANGIDLLSLLPSDGLTGEWRYVLGQKIPLFTSCSEDAVVENLIYLLARISDHNDGPSILVSLGQELITIWSSRTSIQRTSFEQHLYLSKLLLLTLAYLHQFKVRKLTSAEICEWRRLLFGGLKYHLESPAKQVRCVGMIVSEVILGLFDQKDVKEEDRLKFDYEGLDTETLLLVERLRNFNSCCQFVEDDFSQNNIFGEEHLDELVEKLFVDCMSKEHRTPIIPSASDLLSVADVEVSLMELSSSKKTLKERHRDSDDSELDSDDDLQPYDMTNDSKIEREKYRPKYLLDLREMLINSSDQQALEQFEYAVQAAPELIEQQLANNDVKLALELLQIFLTLESRCCMDNFEELKFSSLIAICTTYPKQCAEYLCREFHADLSKYSLNRRILMLDILAQTAKTLSNHDQPNRTKSLDHSDDSRLNSPKSETLQMKFREENELLRKRQLTEEIIRERIERKTRRFGSRRPSAASSDRIAAKENINRFAEVAGWFFYPLLRGFGANRFLFTANLKFQYDADNLLLTTFLQTLSVLMLCAENCPAAVKFARELLDLSVMMRFSEEPKVRLSVLQVLASVLMAVRKELLRQDFYLDLMELKQWLEECVQSSVVRSERNEDCRELAKHVLAMCYKVLAEE
- the LOC131676889 gene encoding telomere length regulation protein TEL2 homolog isoform X2 encodes the protein MDKFISMWKVRELADKVTNVVMNYTEIEGKVREATNDEPWGPTGPLMQELAHATFTYEHFPEVMSMLWKRMLQDNKTNWRRTYKSLLLLNYLVRNGSERVVTSSREHIYDLRSLENYTFVDENGKDQGINVRHKVRELIDFIQDDDKLREERKKAKKNKDKYIGMSSEAMGGSMRYSGGGGGEYGGYRDSWDSRRTEERDNEGRDRFEYDYQYDGEREDSDTESNGPSSNRYYDKERSKSPATRQSSSVSTHSAGISTSLTTSTTATTAVEKKINLNIKSPSVAAATVKANVAAAAAKSAKKINMGAASNYGKSTDLGINSPTHRNTHAEEVISPASNTSGKHNNEILEDLFNTCPATSSSKSPSDLDDFNPRADDPIPPTGPEFGDFESAFGGAKKPAKSSDDFADFTAFRSAPTATGPTNELFLGMNQSVTPASAIAPSGMTMFATHQQQPAAATNDLLSDLSGLSLGSTNAVGDRRRPRRKDQLNRCFRSLMELMRTVPKIKSNDDLESIRDNLDRLLECLPGPRTPERLINVDVDDDDAVDWIRFATEEYPELLFELVTRFDEQFPGKAPDLDDRIWRIFSIDQNHVFVLEALQILTSAEELNKNREVFVLLLTRLLQEDDYLAGCFIEFSLKASDASDLAKHNQRIKSEQMIQLLVGIPNKMANILQRETPDIFLPNKFSQLLFQQLLKAINSLARISQLHANLSWDSTFLSKFISKLVTDFSLERRSPYLQLSLEILSIWSRSNAYQQKPLIVSICSDLSRSAVEIIALMALANGIDLLSLLPSDGLTGEWRYVLGQKIPLFTSCSEDAVVENLIYLLARISDHNDGPSILVSLGQELITIWSSRTSIQRTSFEQHLYLSKLLLLTLAYLHQFKVRKLTSAEICEWRRLLFGGLKYHLESPAKQVRCVGMIVSEVILGLFDQKDVKEEDRLKFDYEGLDTETLLLVERLRNFNSCCQFVEDDFSQNNIFGEEHLDELVEKLFVDCMSKEHRTPIIPSASDLLSVADVEVSLMELSSSKKTLKERHRDSDDSELDSDDDLQPYDMTNDSKIEREKYRPKYLLDLREMLINSSDQQALEQFEYAVQAAPELIEQQLANNDVKLALELLQIFLTLESRCCMDNFEELKFSSLIAICTTYPKQCAEYLCREFHADLSKYSLNRRILMLDILAQTAKTLSNHDQPNRTKSLDHSDDSRLNSPKSETLQMKFREENELLRKRQLTEEIIRERIERKTRRFGSRRPSAASSDRIAAKENINRFAEVAGWFFYPLLRGFGANRFLFTANLKFQYDADNLLLTTFLQTLSVLMLCAENCPAAVKFARELLDLSVMMRFSEEPKVRLSVLQVLASVLMAVRKELLRQDFYLDLMELKQWLEECVQSSVVRSERNEDCRELAKHVLAMCYKVLAEE